The Chryseolinea soli nucleotide sequence AGCATTTTTTGAAATCTTGTCATAGAGAATTAAATAAAATGCTCCTTTATTATTCCGTACCCGAATTCAGCAGTTGCTTACTCGGGTCGATTATCATTTTATTTTCGATCTCAATCCCTTCGATTTTGAAATTCTGTAGCTCCGGCTCCTTGGTGTCGAAATCGTAGATGTATATAAATCGCAAACTGTCGCAGTTGAGAATGTACTCATAAATGTAGGCTGTCTTGCTGGCCCCGTTGATTGACATGGTGAAGAAATCAACAAATTTCCCTCTCTTGTTTCCGAAGTCGCAGTGTTTGGTCAACGTGTCGATAAAGGGTTTGACTTGTTGTTTGGGGAAATATTTCTCTGGGAATCTGTCGGTGATGTCGGGCTTAGTCAGGTTATTCATTATGAATTCAGAGTCTGCCTTTGCTTTGTCCATCTTTTCCAATTTATCCTTTACGTTGCAACCCGTTAGTAGCCCAAGCGCGGTTGTAAGAAAAATAATAACTTGTAAGCCTTTCATATTTAGTTAGTTATTTATTATACCGCCTCGCCCCAATCGTGCGACAAATCAGCCTCTTGGCAGCACCAGCTTATTCATCCTTGCACGTTGTCAAGTATTTTGTGTATTCTTCTATAAATTGGTCGCGTTGTTTTTTATAGTCGTTCACACTTTCAAAATTCCGGTATTCGGGCTTCATGTTGTTAAAGTAAAAATAAACGGTTACATCGTTTCCTGGAAACATAACGAATATCCCCAATGTGCTACCGGTTTCGATTGATCCCCTGCTGAGTCCATAAACTTTGTAACCATTAAATTCGAGTTCGATCAGGTCTTTCGTTTCCATACCTGTCGATTGTGAGTTTACATATTTTAAGTTGTCAATTAAATTTTGTCGATCCTTCTGGTAAGACTTTTCTTCTGAGAGTTCTACTTTCAAATTTACAAATGGAGCGCTCTTCCCGTTATTGTACAAAATCCTATAACCGTCAATTCTGGTAACTTCAACTTCTCCATGATCTGTTTTTAACGCTCGTACTTTTTCAGAAGTTTCAGGAAGTCTATCAGGATCAAGAGGGGTCAGATTGGTTGGCGATTTAAATGAAATATAGCATTGTCCGATTTCATTTTCGGCTGCAAAACCAAATAGTGAGGCTGTCAGCAGGATAATCGAGAGCAAATTCAATTTTGATTTCATTTACGTTATCGTTGTGTTTTATAGTCACTGTTTTTACCGCGACCTCTCATCATCTTGATCAACTGATTCGATGAGTCAGTTCAACAGAAACATTGTGACTACAGCTAAAATACCGATGAGGAGCAGCGGAGCAAGACAAAATGCACAGACTCGAGATAGCACTTTGATCTTCTTCTCGGACGCTCCTTTTAACGTCTTCCGGAAAATTCCTCGCGAAATACGAAAGATCAATACTCCGAAAATGATCAGGAGAAATAATACTAGCAAGATACCGGAGAAATCAATTCCCATTAAGAACAAAAGCATTTCCCATATTTTTAGCTTTACAAATCAACATCAACTATAATATCACTTATTTGCCTTCAAATTCCCTTATCAACCTAACATTTTTCCCTTCGTTAATTCTTGTCGCAGAATGTCTTTAAAAAGCCTTTTATCGTTCGTTAAAAGGTCTGTCCAGTTCTCAGTAATTATTCCGTCAACGAGTTCATCGATGCTATGTACGGGCAAAAAGCGCCTTTTAAAGATTGCCGTGATTCCGATGATCGGACTCATCGTTAACGTGAACGCTGTGCCTACCAGTACACCCACTGGTAACCCTAAAAATATAAAAACCGTTTCTAATGTAGTCAAGAAGACGACAATCCACATAACAATCACCAGCAAAACGTAGGCGGCCATCACATAATGGAATGCCTTGTGCCTTTTGAGTTCGGGAATTCTCAATCCGATATCTTCAAGTTCATACCATTCGCCAGGCACACATGGCTTTCCAAGTAACTCTTTCAATTCAGAAGCCCTTGAAATCTCTTTGTCTTTTGACTTAAAAAAGGCCTTCAGTCGTTCGAAAATTATCCTATCCATGGAGTTCCTGAACTCCATTGCTGAGCTTGAAATCTCCTCGATTTGTCTTTCAATTTCCTTTTGCATTGTACTTACGCCATCTTCGCGATTCATTGCACACGTTGCGGGTTGCCTTTCTATCGACTTTCCACATTTTCTTTTATCGCTAGCATTGTCGTTTTCCAATAAAATTCCAGGTGTTTTTGAATGGTCTCGGTCGGAAAGTTTTCTATGCTTAAAGCCAATGTGGTGTGATTCCCAATGGGCGTTAAAATGAATTCAAGAATTGAGTAGTTTTCTTGCTTATCGGGAAGTCGAGAAACGGAACTCAGGTGGCTATAACTCAGTCTTCTCTCCTTTTCGTATTTCAGAACCCTGCCTTTATTCTCAAATTTTACGTGATGGAATCCCCGGATAAGAATCGGCGCTTCGATTTTCCAATCTGTATGCACTTCTATCCCCATGTCAGCCTCCCCCATCCACTTTGTCATTCGGTCTGGGTCTATCAAAGCCGACCATACTTCTGCGGGTTCGGAATTTATGGTGACCGTCGTAGAAAATTTATCTGGCATACGCTCGCCTCTATTTCAGCACCGACGCTCTATTCAGATCACTATAAGGATAATGCCCCTTCGCTTTTAGCTTCTCTATTAGCTTGGCGCTTCCGTTCTCCATGGCAAAGTCCATCTCGTCTTTAAAGATCTCCATGACGAGTAACAGGCCGTGTGTACGGTCGCCGATCTTAAATTCTTGTTCGTTGGGTTTGTAGTCATCAAATAGCAGGCAATAATTTGGTTGCCCTTCTTCTCCCGGCAGTTCCGCGGTTTCCTTGGGCTGTAGTTTGGCTTGGGATGCGTAGTTGGCGATGGCGGTTAGGATGCCATTCAGTCGCCCCTGGATTCTGTTGAAGGGGGTGTCGGCGCTACTGGAGTCATAGGCTTCCTTTGTGAAGGAGACCAGCTCGTAGGTTCCCAGTTTGTTTGGAATTGGTCCGGAACCGTCGGGTTTAATTAACTCCATGGTCGCAAAACCTGTCCCGGGTATTCCGTTTATGAAGTAATACATGTCAAGCGTTCCGCCTACTTCAAAAGGAATGATGGCATGTCCGACCATGTCGTGCATTTTACCCAGGACGTTTTCGAGTCCTTTTTGCTTGTCGTCGTAGTAGGTATTCCATTCTTCTTCTGTGAATTCCTTCGGTGTTTCTTTTTTGCCAAATAGTTTTGAGAAAAATCCCATATTGTCTCCGGTTTTGTTTGTGCAACTTGTCGTTAATAGAAATGCTAATAGTACAATTATCTTTCTTGCCATGCTCGTTCTAAAAAATGAATCCCAAAACATTATTTTACACATTGGTTGTTACGAAGTGCCCCCGCGATATTTTATTTAAATCTTACCTCGTCCGTCGTTGTCGACAGATACTTCATATTCTTCTGGAACATTTTTTTTGGAGACGGATTTAAGAAGTTAATCCAGTCGTTATCGGTCTTGTCCTGATACCTGGTCAACAGGGCCAAGGCATAGGTTGCCACTTCCTCTGGAATGTATCCGCGTTTCTGCGTCTGCCAACCGTGATGTGAAGCTCCTTGCCACTGATCGAATGTGAAGATGGAATTGCATGTAAAAACTCCAAATCCTAAAGCGATACAGTTTAAGTCGGTTAATTCTTCGTCATTTTCTTCAAGTCTTCCTTCTCCAAGAAGAAGCAGGTGGGATAGTTCGTGTGAAAGGGTCGCAATCAGGTTCGTGGGATTTTTTAAAACATCCAATTCAATTCCGATGGAGTACTTTCTGTGTCCTTCTTCAGAATAGGTTCCAAGCGCATTTTTACTTCTCTGTCTAAATCCGGTTACACCCTGGGTTGTCACAATCCCTTCGGCCAGCTCGAGGGGCTTGTCGTTGAAATAGTGCAAGTCAATTTGAACATCTTTTATGCTCATATAGTCGCAGATTATTTTTGTCAGATCCTCTGCGTTCTTTTCTGTTCCTTTAAAGTCAATTGGGAAAAATTCTTTTGTCGGCACAATCATCCTCAGATGCTTGAGATGGTCTCGTGTATACTGTTCTTCAAACCAGAGAAATGCTTCTTCGATCCAAGTTTTGTCTTCGGGGGTAACGGTCGGTTTGGGTTTTCCAAATAGCATATACGCAGTGGCGGGTTTCGGAAGGGTTAGCAGTGAGCAGTGTGGGGCAATTAATTTAGTTCCATACTTTCCACCAAGGTTTTTTCTCTTGTATTATCTCCTTGTTATCGTAAGTTTCTCCATCGTCGCCTTGAACTTTGGCTTTTAAATATCCGGCGATGTCGATCATTTTATTTATTATTTCTTGATCCGGGTTCTTAACGGTTACTTCACCATTTCTAAAGTCGAACCATGCGTAATTACCCTTCCGTCCGCTTTTAGAGTAAGAAGTCCAGACTGCAAGTCCATCGTTTTCATAGCTTACTTCCTCTTCGTTGCCGGTCTTAGCTGCTGCGTAGCGCTCTAATCGCATCTCTTCATCACGCTTAACATAGTCAATCCATTCGGTCAACTTGATTTCGTTTGATTCGTCATCGGACTGATCTTCTTTTCTTGTAATGTGAATTTCGTAGCCCATTGTTAGAAACTAAATTTCCCAAATAGCCTCATCGATGTTTCGATGGCCAAATTGATCAGATTTGCAAACATTTCAAAAGCCGGTAAATGAAGTTTTTCAGAATTGACGTTCTGCAGCGTCTTGGTTGCTTGCGTGCGCAAACTTCGGTCTGAGCGTTTGGCGGGATAGTGCGTCCTGGCGGGCGCGTTTTTGGGCATTTCATAGCACCGCTCAGGGGCCGCGGGGGCCCCGCATGTTCCACCAGGGCTTAACCCTATCCGCACATGCCCCTGCCAGGCCAAAGATAGGCTTAGGCCCTGGTGGAACATGCTGGAGGAGGTGTGGGTGTGAGGCCTGGGTGTGGAATGGTGGGGTGCCCACCTATTTTACCCGTCAAGTAAAATGACTCGCCTCAGCTATTGGACAGGAAACTACTGGCTACTGACTACTAAATTCTGGCTCCTGGCTCCTGGATTCTGGCTCCTAACTCCGGTCCCCTGACATTCGGGATCTCGATCGTAAATTCCGTCCCCTCCCCTAACCGCGACTGCACCTGTATCGTCCCGTCCAATTTTTCCAGCGCCCCTTTCACAATGTACAGGCCCAATCCTGAACCCTTGCTATCGGCATTGGCGCGGAAAAACATCTTAAAGATCTTATCGACGTATTCTTCAGCAATACCCACTCCGTTGTCGGTGAAGCGGATGAGCGCGGTTTCTTCGTTGGCGATGATGTCGATCTTTAGGAAAGAGTTGCCGCGGCCGGTGTTGCGGTAGCGGACGGCGTTGGCGATGATGTTGTTGAAGACCATCAGGAGGCGGCTGTAGTCGGAATAGAACGGGGCCATCACCTGGATGTTTTTGATGCTTTGCACTTGCTCGGCGCCTTCCATGAATTTCAGGGATTCGATGGACTCTTCCAGGAGTTCGTGGAAGTCGATGCGCTTGGGCATGATCTCCATGCGCGAGTTGCGCGAGTAGTGGATGATGTCGGAGATGAAATGATCGAGCTTGTTCACGCTGCGCTCGATGAGGGCGAGGTATTGCTCGGTGTTGGCTTTGTCGGGGTCGCGCTTGATCATGTTCAGCAGGCCCTTCACCGACATGAGCGGTGCGCGCAGGTCGTGCGAGGCGCTGTAGACAAAGCGGTCGAGTTCGGAATTGATCTTGATCAGTTCCTCATTCTGTTTTTTCAAGAGGTCCTCGGCACGCGTTTGGTTCGTGATGTCCCGGGCAAATACCGTCAGGCCTGTTACTTCTCCATTCTCCACGATCGGGTATGTTTTAATTTCGTAGGTCCTCCATTCCTTGTCGTCTACCGGGTAGGTGTCGTAGTATTTTCCCGGTCTTCCCTTCAACCCGCTCTCGTAGCGTAGCCTCCACGTTTCGCGGAGGTCCGGCATCGTGTCGGGCAGCAAGGTCAGAATGTTGGCGCCTTTCAGCAACTTAACGCCGAAGGCCATTTTATATTTTCTATAGAACTCTTTATTAAAATCGATCAGCTCGTAGTCGGCGTTGATCAGCCAAATGCTGTCTTCGATGGTGTTGAGGATCGAGCGGAGATTGGCTTCGTTGCCGATAATTTTGCGTTGGTAGGCTTTGCGAACCGTGATGTCGCGACTGAAAACCGAAATGACTTGCGAGCCATCGGGGCGTGCGCTGGATTTGAAATGGATCTCCCAGTAGTAGTTGCGGCCGTCGATCTCGAAGACGTCTTCTACTTTGATGGGCGTGCCGCTGAGGGCGATCATGCAGCGCTCCTTCCACTCGTGGGTGAGTCGTGCATTTTTGGGTTCCATGGCGTTCAGCAGCGAACTTCCTTTTTTGAGTTCGATGCCATAGGTTTCGAAGAAGATCCAATAGAAACCTGAATTCAGGCTGATCACCTTGAACTCTTCATCGATCAATAGGATGTTTGCATCTGCATCTTCAATGATGGATGTAAACATGTCCTGCCACACACTCACGTCGCTCTGCTCCAACTGCGTCATCCGTCCTGTCATTTTTGGTGATTGATTTGAACCGTCACAAAATAGGTGACTGCTCTAGGCGCGTACACGCACCGGTTGTGGGACGAGACTGGGTTTGGGAGGAAAAATGCGATTCAAGGCGTTTCTAAGCCAATTCATAAGCAATTTGAGAATTTAAGACACTGTCCACTGGGGCTCCAACTCAGTAACAATGGCTATACAACGCTGAATGTCTGGATTTGGATGCTCGTTTGCAAAAAAAACTTTGCTGTCGTGTGCGCGAACGACGTAATGTATGGAGGAGAAACACTGCCTGGGCCTGGGAACTAAATCCCGTGGTGTAATTTCCACTATCTTAAACCGTTTGTGCGTCTTCACCAACACGGTGTGCCGATGAACCGGCAAGGTGTGTCGATGAAGTTTGCTTGTAAGATTTTCGATATAGTTTCTTCGGACCTAACTGGTGTTTGCCTCGCTTCTTCTTTCTACGAAGTGTGTTGTTGGATTTGGGATGGCTATTTATGGCTGGGTTTGGATGCGGCATCCGGTTTCTCCTTGTCCTTCATGATACTGCCGATGGTGATCAACCCGGTGATGATGGAGAGGTACAATCTCCAATTCCACATACCCTGATGGCTGATGTGTTCGTAGTCTGCGGCGGGCTGTGCTGAATTTATCTCCGGGTTTTCAGGAAGGTAGTAAACCGAGTCGGTGATCAATTCCTCGGCGGATTTGCCGAGTGCGCCGATCGTTCCTTTGTAAGATTTGCCATCGACCGTAAACGTATAGGGAATGATGGTCGCCATGCTTTTGGTTTCCGTCATTTTTGATTTCGTGGTCATCACGGCGTATTTCTCCGACAGTATTAGTGCGGTCTTGGCCCCCTTGCCTTGGATCATTTTCTGATAGCCTTCCAGTTTGTCGTTGAACGTGGTCTTTGCTTGAAAATGCGCATAGACGAGGTAAATGGTGATGGATAAAAAGGCGGCGAAGTAGATCTTCTTTTTTGTTGACTCGGTCATTAGGATGCGCTAGGTTAAGGACATTCTAAAAACAAAGATATGGCCTGGCAGCAATATTGATTCTTGCTGTTTACGCAAAAATCTTACACTGACTTTACATCAGGCGCGCTCGACTCTAGGTTTTTGGAACACGCTCCATATAGCCAGCCCCCGTTACCGACGAAATATCGTCGGCCCAACGATATTTCGTCGGCTACCCTCCTCCTGCCCTTTGATTCCAGCCTGGGTTGGCCTGTTTATGCTGGCACTCCTTTTGGCAATGCCCTGGCATAAATAAACAATATGATTCGTTATTCATTAGTTGAAAACAACCTGACACCGGATCCGGACGATCACGTGGCAGGAGTGCAGCCCATCGGCACCAAAACGATGGAACAAGTGGTTGACATGATGATCAGCCGCGGCTCTACGGTAACCAAGGCGGAAGCGCTTTCGGTTTTTGAGGAACTTACATTGGCCATGGTACAAGTGGTACGCGACGGCTACAATGTGGTGACCCCTTTGTTCAATGCATCGGTTTCCATCGTGGGTGTGTTCACCAACGCCAACGATGTCTTCAACCCGTCGCGTCACGAGTTGAAGGTGCGCATCAAACCCGGCTTACGCATGAAAGAGGCGGTAAACAAAATGAAAGTAGAAAAGGTAGCGACCGTCAAACCGATGCCGGTTTTGCAATCGTTCAAAGACATTACTTCGGCCACCGAAAGTGATGTGCTGACTCCCGGTGGCGTTGGTCAAATCATGGGAACAAACCTGAAGTTCAACAGCGCTGAAGCCACACAAGGCGTTTTCTTCACGGGCTCCAACGGCACGACCATCAAAGCCGAAACCATCGTAAGCAACATGCCTTCCGAAGTCATCTTTGTGATACCCGCAACGCTCACCGCAGGCACCTATTCCATCTCTGTGCGCAGCGTGCTCAAAAACACGAAGGACCTTCGCGAAGGCTTCCTCATCGACGATGTGACGGTTAAGTAAACACACCTTCACTGCGCCTTCTCGCAAGCCAGTCCGGGCCCGGATTGGCTTTTTTTTGTGCGCTATTTTAAAATTCCCCGGCTTGTTTCAGGAAAGAAATCCGCCCGGAAAAAATCAAAAAGCCCTACCGGGAAAATTCAATTTCCCTTACTGAATCCGGCCGACGTACAGGACTTGTACGTCACACGTACAGGCAGTGTACGCCCCACGTACAAGCCTTGTACGTCGGACTTCCAGGCAAGGCTTTTCTGAGGCTTGCCTTAAGGCAAAAGTCATTTATTCTTACAGGTGAGTTGCGGTGAGGCGGTTGAAACTAAGAACACAGGGCGGGCTTGGCATTAAGAACTTGTCGTTCCTGATGAGAACCAGATTCAACCTTTTCTCCTTTCCGCCTCGTTGACGCAGCAACAAAGGTCGAAAAGGAGAAGGGTTAGCAGTACAGACAACATTTTAAAAATAAATCGCT carries:
- a CDS encoding sensor histidine kinase, whose amino-acid sequence is MTGRMTQLEQSDVSVWQDMFTSIIEDADANILLIDEEFKVISLNSGFYWIFFETYGIELKKGSSLLNAMEPKNARLTHEWKERCMIALSGTPIKVEDVFEIDGRNYYWEIHFKSSARPDGSQVISVFSRDITVRKAYQRKIIGNEANLRSILNTIEDSIWLINADYELIDFNKEFYRKYKMAFGVKLLKGANILTLLPDTMPDLRETWRLRYESGLKGRPGKYYDTYPVDDKEWRTYEIKTYPIVENGEVTGLTVFARDITNQTRAEDLLKKQNEELIKINSELDRFVYSASHDLRAPLMSVKGLLNMIKRDPDKANTEQYLALIERSVNKLDHFISDIIHYSRNSRMEIMPKRIDFHELLEESIESLKFMEGAEQVQSIKNIQVMAPFYSDYSRLLMVFNNIIANAVRYRNTGRGNSFLKIDIIANEETALIRFTDNGVGIAEEYVDKIFKMFFRANADSKGSGLGLYIVKGALEKLDGTIQVQSRLGEGTEFTIEIPNVRGPELGARIQEPGARI
- a CDS encoding SRPBCC family protein; this encodes MPDKFSTTVTINSEPAEVWSALIDPDRMTKWMGEADMGIEVHTDWKIEAPILIRGFHHVKFENKGRVLKYEKERRLSYSHLSSVSRLPDKQENYSILEFILTPIGNHTTLALSIENFPTETIQKHLEFYWKTTMLAIKENVESR
- a CDS encoding suppressor of fused domain protein → MGFFSKLFGKKETPKEFTEEEWNTYYDDKQKGLENVLGKMHDMVGHAIIPFEVGGTLDMYYFINGIPGTGFATMELIKPDGSGPIPNKLGTYELVSFTKEAYDSSSADTPFNRIQGRLNGILTAIANYASQAKLQPKETAELPGEEGQPNYCLLFDDYKPNEQEFKIGDRTHGLLLVMEIFKDEMDFAMENGSAKLIEKLKAKGHYPYSDLNRASVLK
- a CDS encoding DNA-binding domain-containing protein, which produces MIRYSLVENNLTPDPDDHVAGVQPIGTKTMEQVVDMMISRGSTVTKAEALSVFEELTLAMVQVVRDGYNVVTPLFNASVSIVGVFTNANDVFNPSRHELKVRIKPGLRMKEAVNKMKVEKVATVKPMPVLQSFKDITSATESDVLTPGGVGQIMGTNLKFNSAEATQGVFFTGSNGTTIKAETIVSNMPSEVIFVIPATLTAGTYSISVRSVLKNTKDLREGFLIDDVTVK